DNA from Geobacter sulfurreducens PCA:
TAGGGACCGGAGTAGTCCCAGCTGTGCATCTGGCGGAAGGGAAGCCCCATTTTCTGGAACACGTACTTCTCTTTGATGCCGGAGGCAACCAGGTCGGGCTTGATCTGATGGGCGAACTTCTCCAGCTCGAACTCGGAGGCATCGTCAAAAATGACCGTATCGACCGGCATCTCGGGGGAGGTCCGCTCGTAGTCGTCGCCGTGGGCGAACTCGTAGCCGGTGCCGACAACCACCATCCCCAGGTCCTCGTAGGCGCCCACGGTGTGGCGGGGACGGAGACCGCCGACGTAGATCATGACCTTCTTCCCTTCGAGCCGCGGCCGATACTCGTCGATCACCGCCTGCATGATCGGGTCGTACTTGGCAATGACCTTTTCCACGTTCTCCTTGATCCTGTCGTCGAACCGCTCACCAATCGCGCGCAGGCTCTCCTTGATCTTGCTGGGGCCGAAGAAGTTGAACTCCAGCCAGGGGATGCCGTACTTCTCTTCCATCACGCGGCACATGTAGTTCATGGAGCGGTAGCAGTGGATGAGGTTGAGCTTCACCGTGTGGGTGGCGGCGATCCGGTCCAACTCGCCGTCGCCGGTCCAGGTGGCCTTCACGTTGAGGCCGATCTCCTCCAGCAGCGCCTTGGCGCTCCAGACGTCACCGCCGATGTTGTAGTCGCCGATAAGGGCGATGTCGTACGGGCTCTCGGGCTCGGCAAACTCCCGGGTGCCGATGATGAAGTCGCGGATGGTGTCGTTGGAAATGTGGTGGCCCAGGGACTGGCTGACCCCGCGGAACCCTTCGCAGTTACAGGGTATGACCGGGATGTCCAGCTCCTTGGCGGACTGCTTGGCCACGGCGTTGATGTCGTCGCCGATGAGGCCCACCGGACACTCGGACAGGACCGAAATCCCCTTGGCCAGCGGGAACAGTCCCTTGGCCTCCTCCAGCAGTTGCTTCAACTTCTTGTCCCCGCCGTAGACGATATCCTTTTCCTGGAAATCCGACGTGAACTGCATGCCGAAGTTGGTGACCCCGTTGATGCCGCTCATCAGGTTGCGGCGAGTACCCCAGGAGTACCAGCCGCACCCCACCGGACCATGGGAGATGTGAACCATGTCGCGGATGGGGCCCCAGACGACCCCCTTGGCGCCGGCGTAGGCGCAGCCCCGGGCGCTCATGACGCCGGGAACGGTCTTGCGGTTGGACTTTACGCAGGAACTGACGCCGTCGTTGGGGGCCAGGTGTGGAGCGCGCTTCTTACGCCCTTTTTCCGGGTAAACCTCCAACACCTTGTCGATCATCTCCTGAGTCGACTCTTTGGTTATTCCTTCAACTCTTTTGGCTGCATTGGACATAAGTATTCTCCTGTCAAAGGCCGCACAGTGTGCGCCCTTACCTGGTTGCGCGGAACCGTTGGCGAACGATTTTGAGGCCGGCCCGGTGAGGGGGTGGGTAGCAGGGCATGAGCACAGCAGTGCTGCGCCGCATCACACGCTCCCGAACGCCGGTGCCGGGATTGCCTCCACGCATTCGCTACTTCGCTGCCACCTCGGCCACACCCACGATCGACTCGTCCTCGGCCTCGATGATGCCGAATTCCATGAGGAGATCTTCCAGCTCTTCCATCTCCAGCGGGGTGGGCACCACGAGCATCTTGTTGTCGATGATCTTCTGGGCCAGGGTCAGGTACTCCTGGGCCTGCTTGTGCTCGGGAGAATACTCGATGACCGTCATCCGGCGCAGCTCGGCGCGCTGGACCTGGTTGTCGCGGGGAACGAAGTGGATCATCTGAGTGCCGAGCTTGGCGGCCAGGGCCTCGATAAGGTCGGCCTCACGGTCCGTGTTGCGGGAGTTGCAGATGAGGCCGCCGAGGCGTACCTTGCCGGAAGAAGAATACTTGAGAATGCCCTTGGAGATGTTGTTGGCAGCGTACATGGCCATCATCTCGCCCGAACAGACGATGTAGATCTCTTCGGCCTTGTTCTCGCGGATCGGCATGGCGAACCCGCCGCAGACAACGTCGCCGAGAACATCGTAGAAGACGAAGTCCAGGTCGGGGGTGTAGGCGCCGTTCTCTTCCAGGAAGTTGATGGCGGTGATGACGCCGCGGCCGGCGCAGCCAACGCCCGGCTCGGGACCACCGGACTCAACGCACTTGATATCCTTGAAGCCGACCTTGAGCACGTCCTCCAGCTCCAGATCCTCGACCGTACCCATATCGCGAACGAGGTCCATGACCGTGTCCTGTGCCTTAGCGTGGAGGATGAGGCGTGTGGAATCCGCCTTGGGATCGCAGCCGACAATCATGACCTTCTTGCCGAGGGTCGCGAGACCTGCCACCGTGTTCTGGGTCGTGGTCGATTTGCCGATGCCGCCTTTGCCGTAGATCGCTACCTGTCTCATGTCCTGTCTCCTTTCGTCCACCAATCCGTGGACTGCCTGGGAATGTTCGGGGCAACAAAAAAGGCGCCCCATTTCCGTTTAATGGTGGCGCCCTTGCCTGCGTTCAGCAGCGAATACTCCGGCGTATTCTCGTCTGTATGTTTGATAGTGGTATAGCACCGTCCATGCCAACCAGCAACACACTGAATTAACTAAGCTTTACAGGCAAGCAATTTCCACGGCCGCCTCTTTCCCATGCATCTGCACAACAATTAATCACACACAGCATGCCACATTGTGTTTTTCATCCATCCGTCCGCAGCAGTCCTTCAACTGCCTAAAAAATAGAAAGGGCGCCCACCGGGCGCCCCCTTACCACCATCCGTTCCCGCCGCTACGCTTCGGTCAGCAGAATCGCCTCGGCAATCTGGCGCATGCTCTTGCGCTTGTCCATGGCCAGCTTCTGCATCTTGCGGAACGCTTCGGGCTCCGTGAGCCCCTGGTTCTGCATCAGGATACCCTTGGCCTTTTCAACGATCTTGCGACTCTCCAGGGTTTCCTTCAGGTCCTCAACCTGCTCCTTGAGGAGCTCCACCTCTTCGGCATGGGCACAGGCCAGCTCGATGGCCGGCCAGAGGTCCTGCTCCCGGAACGGCTTGGCAAGGAAGCCGCCGATGCCGCTTTCCCGTGCTCGCGCAACCGTGTCTGCATCATAGCAGGCCGTCAGCAGGATAATGGGCACCTTCAGACGCTGCCGGATCTCGCGGGCCGCCGCGATGCCGTCTTTCTTCGGCATCGACACGTCGAGAATGATGACGTCGGGAAGCTTGGCAAACGCCATCCGAACGGCCTGCTCGCCATCCCCGCACTCCACGATTTCATCGAAACCAAGCTCCGTGAGCTTATTTTTTAAGCTCATCCTGATAATCGGTTCATCGTCGCATATAAGGACACTTCGCACTAAAATCACCACCTTATCTCGTTTTATCCACCAAAACCCGCCTCTGTTCCCCCTCTATTCAGCATAAAGTGTTCCAATCCTATTCTCGCCCGGCCCCGTCATTACGTCTTTACATCACCGCTCATCGTGCCAGAATAGAAAAAGCGTCTGAAAGCTCCGGAGGGTTGTGCATGAAAAGGACTCTACTCATTGCCGCGGCGATTCTCCTGGCGGCGGCTGTGATTGCCGCCCTGCTCCTGCGTCGCAACGGCACTGCGGATGGTATTGTCAGGGTTTCGGGCAACATCGAGGTCACCGATGTGGAACTGGGCTTCAAGATACCGGGCACAGTGCGCGAACGCCTGGTGGATGAAGGCGTGATGGTCGAGACGGGCCAGGTGGTGGCGCGGCTGGACGACGATGAACTCCGCCTGGAGGTGGCCCGGGAGGGGCGGCAGGCAGAGGCACTGGCGGCCCAATTGCGTGAACTGGAAACCGGCTTCCGGCGGGAGGAGATCGCTCAGGCTGACGCAGCCGTGAAGCGCGCCCAGGCCGATGCCGACCGGCTGGAGGCCGACTTTGCCCGCCAGGAGGCGCTCTTCAGGCGCGAGGTCATCTCCCGGCGCGACTACGATGCGGCAAAGGCTGCCCGAGATGCCTCCCAGGCCCAGTTGCACGAAGTGCAGGCCCGGCAGGAGCTCATGCACCGGGGACCTCGCCGCGAACAGATCGACGCCGCCCGCGCCCGCCTCAACCAGGCGCGCGAGGCCCTGGCCCTGGCACGTACCCGCCTCTCCCACGCCACCCTGGCCGCCCCCCTGAACGGGCTGGTTCTCTCGAAGCACGTGGAGCCGGGGGAACAGGTGGCGGCAGGCACCCCCATCATCACGATCGGCGACCTGTCGAACACCTGGCTGAGGGCCTACATCCCGGAAACCGACCTGGGGCGGATCAAGGTGGGACAGAAGGCGCGGATCAAAAACGACACCTGGCCCGATCGGCGCTACGAAGGGACCATCACCTTCATCTCTCCCGAGGCCGAGTTCACCCCCAAGAACGTTCAAACCGACAAGGAACGGGTGAAACTCGTCTACCGCATCAAGATCGCCATCCCGAACCCGAACCGGGAGCTCAAGCCGGGGATGCCGGCCGATGCCGAGATCATCACCGGGAGTCCATGACCGGAAAGCGCCGGATACCTGACCCATGCATGCCATCGACACCGAAAACCTGACCAAACGCTTTGGCGAGCTCACCGCCGTGGACGGCCTCACCCTCACCATCGCCCCGGGCGAACTCTTCGGCCTCGTGGGCTCCGACGGGGCCGGGAAAACCACCACCATGCGGATGCTCTGCGGCATCATGGACCCAACCGAAGGCCGGGCCCGAGTGCTTGGTCGGGACACGGTGCGCGAGGCCGAGGCGATCAAGGCCGAAATCGGCTACATGAGCCAGCGGTTCGGCCTCTACCCGGACCTCACGGTGCTGGAGAACATCCACTTCTATGCCGACATCTACGGCATCCCCCGCCGGGGACGCGACGCAACAATCGACCGGCTGCTCGCCTTCAGCAACCTGGCCCCATTCCGGCGCCGCCAAGCGGGCAACCTCTCCGGCGGCATGAAGCAGAAGCTGGGGCTCGCCTGCGCCCTGATCCACACCCCCCGGATCCTCTTCCTCGACGAGCCCA
Protein-coding regions in this window:
- the nifH gene encoding nitrogenase iron protein produces the protein MRQVAIYGKGGIGKSTTTQNTVAGLATLGKKVMIVGCDPKADSTRLILHAKAQDTVMDLVRDMGTVEDLELEDVLKVGFKDIKCVESGGPEPGVGCAGRGVITAINFLEENGAYTPDLDFVFYDVLGDVVCGGFAMPIRENKAEEIYIVCSGEMMAMYAANNISKGILKYSSSGKVRLGGLICNSRNTDREADLIEALAAKLGTQMIHFVPRDNQVQRAELRRMTVIEYSPEHKQAQEYLTLAQKIIDNKMLVVPTPLEMEELEDLLMEFGIIEAEDESIVGVAEVAAK
- a CDS encoding efflux RND transporter periplasmic adaptor subunit, with amino-acid sequence MKRTLLIAAAILLAAAVIAALLLRRNGTADGIVRVSGNIEVTDVELGFKIPGTVRERLVDEGVMVETGQVVARLDDDELRLEVAREGRQAEALAAQLRELETGFRREEIAQADAAVKRAQADADRLEADFARQEALFRREVISRRDYDAAKAARDASQAQLHEVQARQELMHRGPRREQIDAARARLNQAREALALARTRLSHATLAAPLNGLVLSKHVEPGEQVAAGTPIITIGDLSNTWLRAYIPETDLGRIKVGQKARIKNDTWPDRRYEGTITFISPEAEFTPKNVQTDKERVKLVYRIKIAIPNPNRELKPGMPADAEIITGSP
- a CDS encoding ABC transporter ATP-binding protein, with the translated sequence MHAIDTENLTKRFGELTAVDGLTLTIAPGELFGLVGSDGAGKTTTMRMLCGIMDPTEGRARVLGRDTVREAEAIKAEIGYMSQRFGLYPDLTVLENIHFYADIYGIPRRGRDATIDRLLAFSNLAPFRRRQAGNLSGGMKQKLGLACALIHTPRILFLDEPTNGVDPVSRRDFWRILYQLLREGVTIFVTTAYLDEAERCNRVGLIHQGRLLACDAPDRLKGLMRGTILEVRTDAARQAARILRSGLDGTTSVGLFGDRVHVVTEAPDRTRSAVEALMAREGLPLRGLRPIEPSLEDVFVSVLPARDGAP
- the gnfR gene encoding nitrogen fixation two-component system response regulator GnfR codes for the protein MRSVLICDDEPIIRMSLKNKLTELGFDEIVECGDGEQAVRMAFAKLPDVIILDVSMPKKDGIAAAREIRQRLKVPIILLTACYDADTVARARESGIGGFLAKPFREQDLWPAIELACAHAEEVELLKEQVEDLKETLESRKIVEKAKGILMQNQGLTEPEAFRKMQKLAMDKRKSMRQIAEAILLTEA
- the nifD gene encoding nitrogenase molybdenum-iron protein alpha chain; the protein is MSNAAKRVEGITKESTQEMIDKVLEVYPEKGRKKRAPHLAPNDGVSSCVKSNRKTVPGVMSARGCAYAGAKGVVWGPIRDMVHISHGPVGCGWYSWGTRRNLMSGINGVTNFGMQFTSDFQEKDIVYGGDKKLKQLLEEAKGLFPLAKGISVLSECPVGLIGDDINAVAKQSAKELDIPVIPCNCEGFRGVSQSLGHHISNDTIRDFIIGTREFAEPESPYDIALIGDYNIGGDVWSAKALLEEIGLNVKATWTGDGELDRIAATHTVKLNLIHCYRSMNYMCRVMEEKYGIPWLEFNFFGPSKIKESLRAIGERFDDRIKENVEKVIAKYDPIMQAVIDEYRPRLEGKKVMIYVGGLRPRHTVGAYEDLGMVVVGTGYEFAHGDDYERTSPEMPVDTVIFDDASEFELEKFAHQIKPDLVASGIKEKYVFQKMGLPFRQMHSWDYSGPYHGYQGFPIFARDIDMAVNSPTWSLIKSPF